One stretch of Flavobacterium sp. 9 DNA includes these proteins:
- a CDS encoding transposase produces the protein MKKRVYSAEFKSSAVRLSYERENIKELADELGVQVERIYKWRSSQKTFTNLQPIISKKTEIDSLEVKQLRKALKEKELELEILKKAVHIFSKSDGKSTNL, from the coding sequence ATGAAAAAACGAGTTTACAGTGCTGAGTTTAAATCATCAGCAGTACGATTAAGTTACGAGCGAGAAAACATCAAAGAATTAGCAGATGAACTAGGCGTCCAGGTAGAGCGTATTTATAAATGGAGGTCTTCTCAAAAAACATTTACTAATCTACAACCAATTATTTCTAAAAAGACAGAGATAGATTCTTTAGAAGTAAAACAATTACGAAAAGCCCTTAAAGAAAAAGAATTAGAGCTTGAGATATTAAAAAAGGCCGTTCACATCTTTTCCAAGAGCGATGGGAAATCTACCAATTTATAG
- a CDS encoding IS3 family transposase — protein sequence MKKGRSHLFQERWEIYQFIVSYKHLYPIEKMCSVLKVSRSSYYRWFSGGPSNRFIENSLFTDLIKEVFDLSSQTYGSPRIAEQLKRKGYKISKRKVAKLMLLNGWRSKLKRRFKVTTDSNHRYPVCSNHLNRNFTPKSLNEVWVSDITYIRTAAGWLYLTTIIDLYDRQVIGWSLSTRMYTDQTIIPAWKMAVSKREITESLLFHSDRGIQYASIEFRKLINKNTLITQSMSRKANCWDNAVAESFFKTLKAELIYQHKFTTIEEAKLAVFEYIEVWYNRKRLHSSLGYKTPKEMELEFYKIESVA from the coding sequence ATTAAAAAAGGCCGTTCACATCTTTTCCAAGAGCGATGGGAAATCTACCAATTTATAGTCAGCTATAAACATTTATATCCTATTGAAAAGATGTGCAGCGTTTTAAAAGTAAGCCGAAGTAGTTATTATAGATGGTTCAGTGGCGGTCCTTCTAATAGATTTATAGAAAATAGTCTATTTACAGATTTAATAAAAGAAGTTTTTGATCTAAGCAGTCAAACTTACGGAAGTCCCAGAATAGCGGAACAGCTAAAAAGAAAAGGATATAAAATATCCAAAAGGAAAGTTGCTAAATTGATGCTTCTTAATGGCTGGAGAAGTAAACTTAAAAGACGCTTTAAAGTAACCACAGATTCTAATCATCGATATCCAGTGTGCAGTAATCATCTCAATAGAAATTTTACACCAAAATCACTTAATGAGGTTTGGGTGTCTGATATAACCTATATAAGAACAGCTGCCGGCTGGTTATATCTTACTACTATTATTGATTTATATGACAGGCAGGTTATAGGATGGTCATTAAGCACACGAATGTATACCGATCAAACGATTATTCCAGCTTGGAAAATGGCAGTATCAAAAAGAGAAATAACAGAATCTTTACTTTTTCATTCAGATAGAGGAATACAATATGCTTCGATAGAATTCAGAAAATTGATTAATAAAAATACTTTAATCACTCAAAGTATGAGTAGAAAAGCTAATTGTTGGGATAATGCTGTAGCTGAAAGTTTTTTCAAGACCCTTAAAGCAGAACTTATCTATCAGCATAAATTCACAACCATTGAAGAAGCTAAATTAGCAGTCTTTGAATATATAGAAGTATGGTATAATAGAAAACGTCTGCATTCTTCTTTGGGATATAAAACACCTAAAGAAATGGAACTAGAATTT